From Streptomyces sp. NBC_00690, a single genomic window includes:
- a CDS encoding bifunctional methylenetetrahydrofolate dehydrogenase/methenyltetrahydrofolate cyclohydrolase, translated as MTAQILDGKATAAAIKSEIAVRVEALKEKGVTPGLGTLLVGDDPGSRWYVNGKHRDCAQVGMASIQRELPATATQEEIEDVVRELNENPECTGYIVQLPLPKGIDANRVLELMDPEKDADGLHPMSLGRLVLGEPGPLPCTPYGIVQLLRRHGVEINGAHVVVVGRGITIGRPMPLVLTRKSENATVTQCHTGTRDLASHLRQADIIVAAAGVPHLVKPEDVKPGAAVLDVGVSRDENGKIVGDVHPGVAEVAGWVAPNPGGVGPMTRAQLLVNVVEAAERSVAVAG; from the coding sequence ATGACTGCCCAGATTCTCGATGGCAAGGCCACCGCAGCCGCGATCAAATCCGAAATTGCCGTCCGTGTGGAGGCCCTCAAGGAGAAGGGGGTGACACCGGGGCTCGGCACCCTCCTCGTGGGGGACGACCCGGGCAGCCGTTGGTACGTCAACGGCAAGCACCGCGACTGTGCGCAGGTCGGCATGGCCTCGATCCAGCGCGAGCTGCCGGCCACCGCTACCCAGGAGGAGATCGAGGACGTCGTCCGGGAGCTCAACGAGAACCCCGAGTGCACCGGCTACATCGTGCAGTTGCCGCTCCCCAAGGGCATCGACGCCAACCGGGTGCTGGAGCTGATGGACCCGGAGAAGGACGCGGACGGCCTCCACCCGATGAGCCTGGGCCGGCTGGTGCTCGGCGAACCGGGGCCGCTGCCCTGCACCCCGTACGGGATCGTCCAGCTGCTGCGCCGCCATGGCGTGGAGATCAACGGCGCCCATGTCGTCGTCGTCGGCCGGGGCATCACCATCGGGCGTCCCATGCCGCTCGTGCTCACCCGGAAGTCGGAGAACGCGACGGTGACGCAGTGCCACACCGGAACGCGCGATCTCGCGTCGCATCTGCGGCAGGCCGACATCATCGTCGCGGCGGCGGGCGTGCCGCACCTGGTGAAGCCCGAGGACGTGAAGCCCGGCGCGGCGGTCCTGGATGTCGGCGTGAGCCGGGACGAGAACGGCAAGATCGTCGGTGATGTCCATCCGGGGGTCGCCGAGGTCGCCGGTTGGGTCGCTCCGAACCCCGGTGGCGTTGGCCCGATGACCCGGGCCCAGCTGCTGGTGAACGTGGTCGAAGCGGCGGAACGCTCGGTCGCAGTGGCGGGTTGA
- the purH gene encoding bifunctional phosphoribosylaminoimidazolecarboxamide formyltransferase/IMP cyclohydrolase — MTVEATETAVAEKRAIRRALISVYDKTGLEDLARGLHGAGVELVSTGSTAAKIAAAGVPVTKVEELTGFPECLDGRVKTLHPRVHAGILADLRLDSHRDQLAELGVEPFGLVIVNLYPFRETVASGAAPDECVEQIDIGGPSMVRAAAKNHPSVAVVTSPARYADVLAAVQDGGFDLGARKRLAAEAFQHTAAYDVAVASWFASSYAPADESGFPDFVGVTYERSSVLRYGENPHQAAALYVGGAGGLAEAEQLHGKEMSYNNYTDTEAARRAAYDHEEPCVAIIKHANPCGIAIGEDVAEAHRKAHACDPVSAYGGVIAVNRPVSVALAEQIAGIFTEVVVAPAYEDGAVEVLARKKNIRVLRCPDAPAAHVEAKPIDGGTLVQITDRLQAAGDDSANWTLATGEALSADELAELSFAWRACRAVKSNAILLAKDGGSVGVGMGQVNRVDSAKLAVERAGEERARGSYAASDAFFPFPDGLEILTAAGVKAVVQPGGSVRDDAVIEAAKAAGVTMYFTGTRHFFH, encoded by the coding sequence GTGACTGTTGAGGCTACTGAGACTGCCGTGGCCGAGAAGCGGGCCATCCGGCGAGCGCTGATCAGCGTGTACGACAAGACGGGCCTGGAGGACCTCGCCCGTGGTCTGCACGGCGCCGGTGTGGAGCTCGTCTCCACCGGCTCCACCGCTGCGAAGATCGCTGCGGCCGGGGTGCCGGTCACCAAGGTCGAGGAGCTGACCGGCTTCCCCGAGTGCCTGGACGGGCGGGTCAAGACGCTCCACCCCCGGGTGCACGCGGGCATCCTCGCCGATCTGCGGCTCGATTCCCACCGTGACCAACTCGCCGAACTCGGTGTCGAGCCGTTCGGCCTTGTGATCGTCAACCTCTACCCCTTCCGGGAGACCGTCGCCTCCGGCGCGGCCCCCGACGAGTGCGTGGAGCAGATCGACATCGGTGGACCTTCCATGGTCCGCGCCGCGGCCAAGAACCACCCGTCGGTGGCCGTGGTCACGAGCCCCGCCCGGTACGCAGACGTCCTCGCGGCGGTGCAGGACGGCGGCTTCGACCTCGGTGCCCGCAAGCGCCTGGCCGCCGAGGCGTTCCAGCACACCGCGGCCTACGACGTGGCCGTCGCCTCCTGGTTCGCCTCCTCCTACGCGCCCGCCGACGAGTCCGGCTTCCCCGACTTCGTGGGCGTCACCTACGAGCGCTCGTCGGTGCTGCGCTACGGCGAGAACCCGCACCAGGCCGCCGCCCTCTACGTGGGTGGGGCCGGCGGGCTCGCCGAGGCCGAGCAGTTGCACGGCAAGGAGATGTCGTACAACAACTACACGGACACCGAGGCCGCACGCCGTGCCGCGTACGACCACGAAGAGCCCTGTGTCGCGATCATCAAGCACGCGAACCCCTGCGGCATCGCCATCGGCGAGGACGTCGCCGAGGCCCACCGCAAGGCACACGCCTGCGACCCGGTCTCCGCGTACGGCGGTGTGATCGCGGTCAACCGGCCGGTCTCCGTCGCCCTCGCCGAGCAGATCGCGGGAATCTTCACCGAGGTCGTCGTCGCCCCCGCCTATGAGGACGGCGCGGTCGAGGTGCTCGCCCGCAAGAAGAACATCCGGGTCCTGCGCTGCCCCGACGCCCCCGCCGCGCACGTCGAGGCCAAGCCCATCGACGGCGGCACGCTGGTGCAGATCACCGACCGGCTCCAGGCGGCGGGGGACGACTCCGCGAACTGGACGCTGGCGACGGGCGAGGCCCTCAGCGCCGACGAGTTGGCCGAGTTGTCCTTCGCCTGGCGGGCCTGTCGCGCGGTCAAGTCCAACGCCATCCTGCTCGCCAAGGACGGTGGGTCCGTCGGCGTCGGCATGGGGCAGGTCAACCGGGTCGACTCCGCGAAGCTCGCGGTGGAGCGTGCCGGCGAAGAGCGTGCACGAGGCTCCTACGCCGCGTCGGACGCGTTCTTCCCCTTCCCCGACGGCCTGGAGATCCTGACGGCGGCGGGCGTCAAGGCCGTGGTCCAGCCGGGCGGATCGGTCCGTGACGACGCGGTCATCGAGGCGGCCAAGGCGGCCGGCGTGACGATGTACTTCACCGGTACGCGCCACTTCTTCCACTGA
- a CDS encoding DUF3017 domain-containing protein, producing the protein MGVRTNDDPEAGGPAPHQAAGSPVGAGGRPAGQDAAARPEGATGPNGSGPDAAGGGRPSDNGVATPAGDAAQAREGDADSGPETTEPAQEPTAGQGKDRANGRARADSPEPDADATAPSVQTSRRPPTLTTDTARPEGGGRAAPGDAPAPARQWPLLAVLALTGAGLLIIGLDPFAEAFRIGAILVGVALITGAVLRRTLPSVGMLAVRSRFTDMVTYAVLGGAITLLALMAQPDPWLELPFLKDLVEFAVR; encoded by the coding sequence ATGGGCGTACGTACGAATGACGACCCCGAGGCGGGGGGACCGGCGCCGCACCAGGCTGCCGGCAGCCCCGTCGGCGCTGGGGGTCGTCCTGCCGGGCAGGACGCAGCGGCCCGACCGGAGGGGGCAACCGGCCCCAACGGGTCGGGGCCGGACGCCGCGGGCGGTGGCCGACCGTCCGACAACGGCGTAGCGACGCCTGCCGGTGACGCGGCACAGGCTCGGGAGGGGGACGCGGACTCCGGGCCGGAGACGACGGAGCCCGCGCAGGAGCCGACAGCGGGACAGGGGAAGGACCGGGCGAACGGGCGGGCGAGGGCGGATTCGCCGGAGCCGGACGCCGACGCCACGGCGCCCTCGGTGCAGACCTCGCGCCGGCCGCCGACCCTCACCACCGATACGGCCCGCCCCGAAGGCGGCGGCCGAGCGGCCCCGGGTGACGCTCCGGCTCCCGCCCGTCAGTGGCCGCTGCTCGCCGTCCTCGCGCTCACCGGGGCCGGTCTGCTGATCATCGGACTCGACCCCTTCGCGGAGGCGTTCCGCATCGGCGCGATCCTGGTGGGCGTGGCGCTGATCACAGGCGCCGTGCTGCGTCGCACCCTGCCCTCGGTCGGCATGCTCGCGGTGCGTTCGCGCTTCACCGACATGGTCACGTACGCGGTGCTCGGTGGAGCGATCACCCTGCTCGCCCTGATGGCACAGCCGGACCCTTGGCTGGAACTTCCGTTCCTGAAGGATCTGGTCGAATTCGCCGTGCGCTGA
- a CDS encoding malate dehydrogenase: MTRTPVNVTVTGAAGQIGYALLFRIASGHLLGPDVPVKLRLLEITPALGAAQGTAMELDDCAFPLLQGIDISDDPNVAFDGANVALLVGARPRTKGMERGDLLEANGGIFKPQGKAINDHAADDIKVLVVGNPANTNALIAQASAPDVPADRFTAMTRLDHNRAISQLAAKTGSAVSDIKRLTIWGNHSATQYPDIFHAEIAGKNAAEVVNDEAWLADTFIPTVAKRGAAIIEARGASSAASAANAAIDHVHTWVNGTADGDWTSMGIPSDGSYGVPEGLISSFPVTTKDGRYEIVQGLDINEFSRARIDASVKELAEERDAVRALGLL, encoded by the coding sequence ATGACCCGCACTCCCGTCAACGTCACCGTGACCGGCGCGGCCGGCCAGATCGGCTACGCGCTGCTGTTCCGTATCGCGTCCGGCCACCTGCTCGGCCCGGATGTGCCGGTCAAGCTGCGCCTCCTGGAGATCACGCCGGCGCTCGGCGCCGCCCAGGGCACCGCCATGGAGCTGGACGACTGTGCCTTCCCGCTGCTCCAGGGCATCGACATCAGCGACGACCCGAACGTCGCCTTCGACGGTGCGAACGTCGCCCTCCTCGTCGGCGCCCGCCCCCGTACCAAGGGCATGGAGCGCGGTGACCTGCTGGAGGCGAACGGCGGCATCTTCAAGCCCCAGGGCAAGGCCATCAACGACCACGCCGCGGACGACATCAAGGTCCTCGTCGTCGGCAACCCGGCCAACACGAACGCCCTGATCGCGCAGGCGTCCGCCCCGGACGTACCGGCCGACCGCTTCACCGCCATGACGCGCCTCGACCACAACCGCGCCATCTCGCAGCTGGCCGCGAAGACGGGCTCCGCGGTCTCCGACATCAAGCGGCTCACCATCTGGGGCAACCACTCGGCCACCCAGTACCCGGACATCTTCCACGCGGAGATCGCCGGCAAGAACGCCGCCGAGGTCGTCAACGACGAGGCATGGCTGGCGGACACCTTCATTCCGACCGTCGCCAAGCGGGGTGCGGCGATCATCGAGGCGCGCGGCGCGTCCTCGGCCGCCTCGGCCGCCAACGCTGCGATCGACCACGTCCACACCTGGGTGAACGGCACCGCGGACGGCGACTGGACCTCCATGGGCATCCCGTCGGACGGCTCGTACGGTGTCCCGGAGGGTCTGATCTCCTCCTTCCCCGTGACGACGAAGGACGGCCGGTACGAGATCGTCCAGGGTCTGGACATCAACGAGTTCTCGCGTGCCCGCATCGACGCCTCGGTCAAGGAGTTGGCGGAGGAGCGCGACGCGGTGCGTGCTCTCGGCCTTCTCTGA
- a CDS encoding helix-turn-helix domain-containing protein, whose product MPRWKALPDELDPEVREFAENLRRLVDRSGLSIAAVSDRTGYSKTSWERYLNGRILAPKGAVVALAEVTGTSTIHLTTLWELAERAWSRAEMRHDRTMEQIRISQARAALGDSGPVGRSPSIGDPMDGGRPRGAATRPGTAAPAGFPPYTGQAASMGQGPGRSGHRAAPPAGRRQSGGNGTPPSKRRVGMFLGGVVGALAVIAGAVLLTDLGGEQDHTKNVAATPSQAATSSTPVLPEGVKCSGKDCTGQDPETMGCGGEFAKTTATAQIGEAKVEVRYSEICKAAWARLTAAAPGDTVDISVGGKGRQEGLVNADNDAYTPMTAVAAGTEPKACAIARTTGVKTCTKVQ is encoded by the coding sequence ATGCCTCGTTGGAAAGCGCTGCCAGATGAGCTCGACCCGGAGGTCCGGGAGTTCGCCGAGAATCTACGGCGACTCGTGGACCGCAGCGGGTTGAGCATCGCGGCAGTATCGGACCGCACGGGCTACAGCAAAACGTCGTGGGAGCGCTATCTCAATGGGCGAATACTCGCGCCCAAGGGCGCTGTCGTCGCACTGGCGGAGGTGACGGGCACCAGCACCATCCACCTCACCACCCTGTGGGAGTTGGCGGAGCGCGCCTGGAGCCGGGCCGAGATGCGCCACGACCGCACGATGGAACAGATACGGATATCCCAGGCGCGGGCCGCGCTCGGGGATTCGGGCCCCGTCGGGCGGTCACCGTCGATAGGCGACCCGATGGACGGCGGGCGGCCCAGGGGGGCGGCGACCCGCCCGGGCACGGCGGCTCCCGCGGGGTTTCCTCCGTACACGGGACAGGCGGCCAGCATGGGGCAGGGCCCCGGCCGGTCCGGTCATCGGGCGGCGCCGCCCGCAGGCCGACGCCAATCCGGTGGCAACGGCACGCCTCCCAGCAAGCGCCGGGTCGGCATGTTCCTCGGTGGAGTGGTCGGCGCGCTGGCGGTGATCGCCGGTGCCGTGCTGCTCACCGACCTCGGCGGGGAGCAGGACCACACGAAGAACGTGGCCGCAACCCCCTCGCAGGCCGCCACCAGCAGCACCCCGGTGCTGCCGGAAGGGGTGAAGTGCAGCGGCAAGGACTGCACGGGTCAGGACCCGGAGACGATGGGCTGCGGCGGTGAGTTCGCCAAGACCACCGCGACCGCGCAGATCGGCGAGGCCAAGGTGGAGGTCCGCTACAGCGAGATCTGCAAGGCGGCCTGGGCCAGGCTCACGGCAGCCGCCCCCGGTGACACCGTGGACATCAGCGTGGGTGGCAAGGGCCGGCAGGAGGGCCTGGTGAATGCGGACAACGACGCCTATACGCCGATGACGGCCGTGGCGGCGGGCACCGAACCCAAGGCGTGCGCGATCGCGAGGACGACGGGGGTCAAGACCTGCACCAAGGTGCAGTGA
- a CDS encoding alpha/beta fold hydrolase, producing MGAGAVATMGTGVAAAAPAHGAGALHTPADPTYDQPLGIAMEGYATAYPVRFLRMVNQGETVDMAYLDIAPSGQSPTGRTVLLLHGKNFDGGAWTTTARALAAAGNRVVVPDQIGFGRSSKPALDYSFELLAHNTVALLDHLGIADVDVVGHSMGGMLGVRFALLHPTRIRRLVLANPVGLEDYRELVPAHTTERLFADELANTGLPGIRAFYQSYVVTWRRAYERNVELRYRVTLSGEYPRWALASARTYQMAYHQPVVQDLPALRLPVLLVIGQEDRAAVGKSYATPENRAKLGNFPVLGRLAAAAIPASRLVELHGVGHLPQLEAKKRFEREVLSFLGTDRP from the coding sequence GTGGGTGCGGGGGCCGTCGCCACGATGGGTACGGGAGTGGCGGCTGCCGCTCCGGCACATGGGGCCGGTGCGCTGCACACCCCCGCCGACCCGACGTACGACCAGCCGCTGGGGATCGCCATGGAGGGGTACGCGACCGCGTACCCCGTACGGTTCCTGCGGATGGTCAACCAGGGCGAGACCGTCGACATGGCGTATCTGGACATCGCACCCTCGGGCCAGTCCCCCACCGGGCGCACGGTCCTGCTGCTGCACGGCAAGAACTTCGACGGCGGGGCCTGGACGACCACCGCCCGCGCACTGGCCGCGGCCGGGAACCGGGTCGTGGTGCCGGACCAGATCGGGTTCGGGCGATCGTCGAAGCCCGCCCTCGACTACAGCTTCGAACTGCTCGCGCACAACACCGTGGCGCTCCTGGACCACCTCGGCATCGCGGACGTCGACGTGGTGGGCCACTCCATGGGCGGAATGCTCGGAGTGCGCTTCGCCCTGCTGCATCCGACGCGGATCCGCCGTCTGGTGCTGGCCAACCCGGTGGGACTGGAGGACTACCGGGAACTGGTCCCCGCGCACACCACCGAGCGACTGTTCGCGGACGAACTGGCGAACACCGGCCTCCCCGGCATCCGGGCCTTCTACCAGTCGTATGTGGTGACCTGGCGACGGGCCTACGAGCGGAACGTGGAACTGCGGTACCGCGTCACCCTCAGCGGGGAGTACCCGCGTTGGGCGCTCGCATCGGCCCGCACCTATCAGATGGCGTACCACCAGCCGGTGGTGCAGGACCTGCCCGCCCTACGACTTCCGGTGCTGCTGGTGATCGGCCAGGAGGACCGCGCCGCGGTCGGCAAGTCGTACGCCACCCCGGAGAACCGGGCGAAGCTCGGTAACTTCCCCGTACTGGGCCGACTGGCCGCCGCTGCCATCCCCGCCTCGCGGCTCGTGGAACTGCACGGCGTGGGCCACCTCCCCCAGTTGGAGGCGAAGAAGCGCTTCGAACGGGAAGTGCTGTCGTTCCTCGGAACGGATCGACCCTAG
- the purN gene encoding phosphoribosylglycinamide formyltransferase, producing MASPSFVPSADRPARLVVLVSGSGTNLQALLDASAADPEGFGARVVAVGADRDGTVGLERARQAGLPTFVCKVKDHDDREAWDRALTDAVASHEPDLVVSAGFMKIVGKEFLARFDGRCINTHPALLPSFPGAHGVRDALAYGARVTGCTVHFVDDGVDTGPIIAQGAVQVRQEDDEAALHERIKEVERALLVEVVGRLARNGYRIEGRKVVIP from the coding sequence GTGGCCTCTCCGTCCTTCGTCCCTTCAGCCGACCGGCCGGCCCGACTGGTGGTCCTGGTCTCCGGCTCGGGCACCAATCTCCAGGCCCTGCTCGATGCGAGCGCCGCTGACCCCGAGGGTTTCGGCGCCCGGGTCGTCGCGGTGGGTGCTGACCGGGACGGCACCGTCGGCCTGGAGCGCGCCCGGCAGGCCGGTCTGCCAACGTTCGTGTGCAAGGTGAAGGACCACGACGACCGTGAGGCGTGGGACCGGGCGCTGACGGACGCCGTCGCCTCCCATGAACCGGACCTCGTGGTGTCGGCGGGATTCATGAAGATCGTGGGCAAGGAGTTCCTCGCCCGGTTCGACGGTCGGTGCATCAACACCCACCCCGCCCTGCTACCCAGTTTTCCCGGGGCCCACGGAGTGCGCGACGCCCTTGCGTACGGCGCCCGGGTCACCGGATGCACCGTCCACTTCGTCGACGACGGTGTCGACACCGGCCCGATCATCGCGCAGGGCGCGGTGCAGGTCCGGCAGGAGGACGACGAAGCCGCTCTCCATGAGCGCATCAAGGAAGTCGAGCGAGCGCTGCTCGTCGAGGTCGTGGGGCGTCTGGCCCGCAACGGCTATCGCATTGAGGGACGAAAGGTAGTTATCCCGTGA
- a CDS encoding cell division protein PerM → MTQTTDHGTFPAPAPVLVQGRRKAALVACFARGATTAGLGLGAIAVLVMVLWISSPYPDSGPQGALHVAAGIWLLAHGTELVRTDTLTGPPAPMGLVPLLLVALPVWLVHRAARDALLPANGRPRPSAGGVICAVSAGYLLVGAAATVYAARGPLIADTRSAVLHLPLVTVLAAVAGVWTASGRPGGSLPTWLPRTWRLTLARTWLIVAVRAAVAGVLALFGGGALLVAAALVWHADATQDTFLHLASVWSGRLAVLLLGLVLVPNAAVWAAAYGLGPGFTLGTGATATPIAVSADPALPPFPLLAAVPAEGPGTPWNWACAAVPLIAALVIARFVTATAAPRGAPRAQVWSNRETALTALCGAVGCGLLTAAMAAASGGALGTGRLTHFGPVWWQSGGAALLWSAAIAIPVSVLLRVWRVRGQRAPQSSTADESGPRPSMTAARAVRVDEVIIDDGGDCYDFLPTEPWRERDDAAHRTVASTSASTPAAQGASTTPPPLPTPTLLRPAQPGAGSADAVTPDGHRSDEAAGQSPSAEPSRIDWAKRQPEIGTAWMAPRPESGPGAPVPVASGAGHPDPTDVHSKEAGSMTELTPSGEGPTVPGTGSGTSTDAVARPSVSLRKPWSAPPSPWPSSPGTPRNPDSLSSPGDPDASDARTGEGTPRGEGNRESTPDAPTVADQQSSTDSRKTPQAPGQTDAPGRTDPPGPQE, encoded by the coding sequence GTGACCCAGACGACCGATCACGGCACTTTCCCCGCACCGGCACCCGTTCTCGTACAGGGCCGACGGAAGGCCGCCCTGGTGGCCTGCTTCGCCCGTGGAGCCACCACCGCAGGGCTGGGGCTCGGCGCGATCGCCGTACTGGTGATGGTGCTGTGGATCAGTTCCCCGTACCCCGACAGCGGACCGCAGGGCGCGCTCCATGTGGCCGCCGGCATCTGGCTGCTGGCCCACGGAACCGAACTCGTCCGGACGGACACCCTCACCGGGCCGCCCGCGCCGATGGGCTTGGTGCCCCTGCTGCTCGTGGCGCTGCCCGTCTGGCTCGTCCACCGTGCGGCCCGTGATGCGCTGCTGCCCGCCAACGGGCGTCCCAGGCCCTCGGCAGGCGGGGTGATCTGCGCGGTGAGCGCCGGATATCTGCTGGTCGGCGCGGCGGCAACGGTCTATGCGGCCCGCGGCCCACTGATCGCGGACACCCGCAGCGCAGTGCTGCACCTGCCGCTGGTGACGGTCCTGGCAGCCGTGGCGGGCGTGTGGACCGCGAGCGGTCGCCCCGGTGGTTCCCTCCCGACCTGGCTGCCGAGGACCTGGCGGCTGACGCTCGCCCGCACCTGGCTGATCGTGGCAGTGCGCGCGGCCGTGGCCGGGGTGCTGGCGCTGTTCGGCGGCGGAGCGCTGCTCGTCGCCGCCGCACTGGTGTGGCACGCGGATGCCACCCAGGACACCTTCCTGCACCTCGCATCGGTGTGGTCGGGCCGGCTCGCGGTGCTGCTGCTGGGTCTCGTGCTCGTACCCAATGCGGCGGTGTGGGCCGCGGCCTACGGTCTGGGACCTGGGTTCACCCTCGGTACGGGAGCGACCGCCACGCCCATCGCCGTGTCCGCGGACCCGGCACTGCCGCCGTTCCCGCTGCTCGCCGCGGTACCCGCGGAGGGGCCGGGAACTCCGTGGAACTGGGCCTGCGCAGCGGTTCCGCTGATCGCAGCACTCGTGATCGCCCGGTTCGTGACGGCGACGGCAGCTCCGCGCGGCGCCCCGCGGGCGCAGGTGTGGAGCAACCGCGAGACCGCCCTGACCGCGCTGTGCGGTGCCGTGGGGTGCGGCCTGTTGACGGCGGCGATGGCCGCGGCCTCGGGCGGCGCGCTGGGGACGGGTCGACTGACGCACTTCGGTCCCGTGTGGTGGCAGTCGGGCGGGGCCGCGCTGCTCTGGTCGGCCGCGATCGCGATTCCCGTATCCGTTCTGCTGCGCGTGTGGCGCGTACGAGGCCAGCGTGCGCCGCAGTCGTCGACGGCAGACGAGTCCGGTCCCCGGCCGTCGATGACCGCGGCTCGGGCAGTGCGGGTCGACGAGGTGATCATCGACGACGGAGGCGATTGCTATGACTTCCTGCCCACGGAGCCATGGCGCGAGCGGGACGATGCGGCGCACCGCACTGTCGCGTCTACGTCTGCGTCGACGCCTGCGGCGCAGGGCGCGTCAACCACGCCGCCTCCGCTACCCACGCCGACCTTGCTGCGGCCGGCGCAGCCCGGTGCCGGGAGCGCCGATGCCGTCACCCCGGACGGTCACCGGTCCGATGAGGCCGCGGGCCAGTCCCCGTCCGCGGAACCGTCTCGTATCGACTGGGCGAAACGACAGCCGGAGATCGGTACGGCGTGGATGGCTCCGCGACCGGAGTCAGGGCCGGGGGCTCCCGTGCCCGTCGCGTCAGGCGCGGGGCACCCCGACCCCACCGACGTCCACTCGAAAGAAGCAGGGTCCATGACGGAACTGACCCCCTCCGGGGAAGGTCCGACCGTCCCCGGCACAGGAAGCGGAACATCCACGGACGCCGTCGCTCGACCGTCCGTCTCCCTGCGCAAGCCCTGGTCCGCGCCTCCCAGCCCCTGGCCGAGCAGCCCCGGCACCCCCCGCAACCCCGACAGCCTCAGCAGCCCCGGCGACCCTGATGCGAGCGATGCCCGTACGGGCGAGGGGACGCCAAGGGGTGAGGGGAATCGGGAGAGCACTCCGGATGCGCCGACCGTTGCCGACCAGCAGAGTTCGACGGACTCCCGGAAGACGCCCCAGGCTCCCGGCCAGACCGATGCTCCCGGCCGGACCGACCCACCCGGGCCGCAGGAGTAG